The following is a genomic window from Bombina bombina isolate aBomBom1 chromosome 3, aBomBom1.pri, whole genome shotgun sequence.
CCTAAATCCTTGATGTACAAATCGGTTTTAAATTAAATGTCATTAGCGGTGTGTGTAATACTAGGCTATGCCCGCCAGAGGGATGCGTGAGGTAAGGTTTCCCATAATGGTAGCCTAATAAACCTAAGTGCATCGCTTCCTAAATAGTTGTAGTGTTTACGTCATCATTAAGTGTCAGGGGAAAGCGGAAATCTCTGTCTTGCAATGATGACGTCATTCACCGTGTTCCGCTGCTGAAACGCTTTACTGTTCCGGGTCCGGGAGAAGCGAGATAGAGGCTTGCAGGGGAGGAGGCGGCCGTTTCCTGGCCTGGGAGGTTAGTTTGTGTGACTTCTAGTTATGTGGGTCTCACTAATTCCGTCTTCCGTACATGATGTTCAAATCAGTTCAAGTATTAATAGTGAGCATTGAGTTATGAGGTCTGTAACAAAAACAATAAGACAAAATGTAGTTTTCAGTGAGATTCTTATTAATTGAATGCGTTGATCGTTTTTTAATTTATCTACTGTGTTtctgttttatgttattttatgtgCACAGTAACTCAGGTTATTGGTTTATAGGTTATAGTTTGCTGTTGGGTAAtcagttgttatatatatatatatatatatatatatatatatatatatatatatatatatatatatatatatatatatatatactgtagtgtgtgtaTTAATTTAGCAGGGGGATCCTTGTTCAATAACTTTCATGTCTGGCTTCCCATTTTCATGGCTAGGATGCATTATTCTAAATAATGACTATCAGCCACTTCAATGTTAATTTGCATCAGTGTTTTAATGATGTCTTATTGATTTCACTGTTTTATTTATCATAATGTGTTCACATATTTACTTTCTGGCTGCAAGAAACTAACTTTATTTCTAATAATATTATATTGTTATAAACAGAGCTTGTTTAGAAGATGACAACTGCGGCCAGACCAACGTTTGAGCCTGCAAGAGGAGGCAGAGGAAAAGGAGAGGGAGATCTCAGTCAGCTCTCGAAACAATATTCCAGCAGAGACCTTCCGTCTCACACTAAAATCAAATACAGGTATTTGGGTTTATTTGCTATCATCCCATTATCATTAAGAATCAATTATAGGACAtcaaatataattttaaagggatattaaacagtagtatgatattgtaatatacaatgtgtagttaaaaaaaactttgcaacatactttcattaattattttgtctacttttccaataatttaactctaaaaattgttggttttctaaattccactgagtttctataaagtaatgtttgaacttaaagggacataatactcatatgctaaatcacttgaaagtgatgcagcataactgtaaaaagctgacaggaaaatatcaccttagcatctctgtaaaaaaggaagatattttacctcataatttcctcagctcaccagagtaagtgctctgtaaaaagttatacttcagctgcaggtaaaaaaagaaagaaatggaatagcagccaatctgcatcaacagtgctgagggtcatgaactctcttactgtgatctcatgagatttcgcttaactctcataagatttcatagtaaacttccttaaactgaaaagggaaataacattAATGTACACGATGCTCGCTCCCTTGCTgattccgggacagacatactgatttgctgcttaaaaccctttacaatggggtgtgaatacttaggacattttgaggtgaaatatctttcttttttacatagagatgtttagctgatattttctagtcagctttttacagctatgctgcagcactttcaagtgtttcaacatttgggtatcatggccctttaagttttcagCTTATCTCACTGTCATGCTGcaaacaattagggacagatacttGTTTAAACAAACTCCACtttattgcctggtttatatatatttctcaaaaTGTTCTCAGcaataaatagatttaaagggacagtctagtccaaaataaactttcatgtttcagatagggcatgtcattttaaacaattttccaatttacttttatcaccaaatttgctttgttctcttggtattcttagttgcaagcttaacccaggaggttcatatgctaatttcttagaccttgaaggccgcttcttttcagaatgcattttaacagtttttcaccactagaaggtgttagttcatgtttttcatatagataacactgtgctcatgcacgtgaagttatctgggagcaggcactgattggttaaactgcaagtctgtcaaaagaactgaaacaaaggggcagtttgcagaggccttgatacaagataatcacagatgttaaaagtatattaatataactgttggttatgcaaaactggggaatgggtaataaagggattagctatcttttaaaacaataaaaaatctggtgtagactgtccctttaaatagaaaactagttcaaacatggtgacatccattactttatagaatctagagcactttatagaatctagagcactttatagaatctagagcactttatagaatctagagcactttatagaatctagagcactttatagaatctagagcactttatagaatctagagcactttatagaatctagagcactttatagaatctagagcactttattaaaaaatttttacacttatcagtatttaaacaactaatataatggtaaaaatacatctacatattattctaaggctaatcttaaatttgaatacatcattatatctagcctGTATTTGCTATATAATATGCCAAACAATAACTTGTGAAAAGGGATAACGTGATGCCATAGTGTATTTCTCCATCAACAACTTTGGTACATCTCCAGTTAAAATTATAATCAACTAAGGTCAAGAAAAgacaaaataaacctttttttttttttaatataaataccaCTGGTGCTATTTagattgtatatacatattgtgtTTGTGCTCTGTTTTATGTTCATCTTTTGACCTCTGTATAGTTTAAATACATTATTCTAGTTCGTTCTGTTTGTTGCTTGTCAAGCAGGTGTTGCAGATTTGTAAATACACTTTTGTTTGTATATGTAGACAAACTACACAGGATGCCCCCGAGGAGGTTCGTAGCCGTGACTTCAGAAGGGAACTGGAAGAGAGAGAACGGGTTGTTGTGAGGGAGAAGAATAGAGACAGGCCAACAAGAGGTACTGATACATTTGCTTTAGTTTAGCTTTTATTTAGCATGTGTTTGAGAGTATTGACTCATTTTTGTACAATTTAAAGCTGAAATATAGTAAAATACTACTCAAACCTAGAAGTTTATTTATTTGAGAAAAGTCAAACTATTGCATTCCAAAAGGTTAAAGTGGGAAATTGCAATGTTCTCTGAATAAAACATCTTtggattttctttttaattattttttcttcttttagaaCATGCATCTTCTATATCAAAGAAACCTCGTCTAGATCAAATACCAGCAGCGAATCTTGATGCCGATGACCCCCTCACTGATGTATGTAGCTTTTTCTTTAATCTTGCATGATTATCATGCTCAGTTTGATCCTCGGATACAGCTGTCATCTCttatgggaaaaaaaaaacctttggtgAAAGCACAAATAACCAACTTGTTGTAGATGATAcctttttaaagggactgtctaatatcattgcatttcagttttgattaaACACCTGTATTAACAATAAAATACACAAAGCCAACCGACAGGGATACGCAATATATATTGCCCAGGGCAAGCAGTTTTTGGCACTGGGCAGGTGGATTTTCCCCACCTTTACTCCTGCAGCGGGCTTGCAGTGCACCGGACCCATGGCAAGCTGTTTCTCCTGCTCGGCAACATCGGAGGTCCGCCCCCCCCCAGCTAGTCCCACTCTCCTGCCTAAAGCAGGAAGCGTGTGAAAAGCTGCATAGGAGCAGCAGAAGAAGCTGTGGAGATAGTCCAGAGGCGGAGGAGGGGCTGTTAATCATGCACGATTGCATGCATTGATTGATTGAtacattctgctcagtaactttgaggaaagcaaagggacaacattatttacaatgtttgatgtattttgcagcaccctcttgtgaaaactagagtattttaaatgatgattacaaatattacctgttatgagttggcagaggtgggagtaccccacaaaaaacatatatatatacatgtcccaTTACATTTGCGTGTCAGGACAAGTGGATTGTCATAAGGGACAAGTAGACTGGGCTACCACTTTAGTCCCGTggacaagtagatttttttttttttaaatttctgcagccaTGCCTATGTCACGATATTGGCCACCACAGGATCTTTGCGCGGGAGCATTATTTCTATGCTGGTGCATGCATCCTCTGGATAGgttattaatatgtttgcactgtAACAGTAATGACTGAGATcttgattaaaaaaacaacactttattgGAGTTTTACGTATTATAACACAAAAAACAAATGATTACATAATATAGATGTTACTAGACACAATTTGTTTAAATGTGTATCGCAAAAACGTTTCAAATCAATGTGCTTTACATATTGACTATTAATGAGCTATTCAGTTCTTACAGTCAGACTGCAGTATGGAACTGACAGATATAAGTTTGCAGCTTTGTAACACAAGAAAATGCACAGGCTTGATGCAGTAATGTCTATGGAGGACAAAACTGGTGGTTTGGCAAAGTAAGATAAAGAACCACGTGCTGAGCTAAGTTTGCAGAGTTCCAAACAACTTGCTGCTTTGCCTCCTGGGTAATGTATCTAGGGTGTAGGCGAATCTACCACCTCTTTATTTTCAGTACCACATAGATTGTATTGTTAGTATTTTACTTACTGGAGATGTCAGGCTTGTTGATGAATAGGATATCTTTAAGGTAGGGGAAATGCCTATGATAGATCCAAACAACTTTAAAGATTAAAAAGTACAAACATTTGTTTCAGGTGACATTAGTTCGAACTTAAGTCACCTCCATGCTGCACCTTAGCCTTAAAGTGGTTCAGGACAAACATGGTAGCTATAAAAACACTAATTTAAACGgcatcaaagggacattaaactcatgtCTTATTTACCATAAAATGTTTATACATAGTAAAATACTTTGAtacacgtttttatttattttaccccttatttctgtaaataaattgGGGTTTTTCCAATATCCAAAAGAGACAAAAGTACATGCTCCAAACTTCAGAAGTTTACCGGCTACTTTCTATGCAGTGATAAGTAGCTCATTCATATATATCCTTTATTACTGCAGATGAGTACTCTATTCCTTCTCTTATACCATAACATACTTGTGTATAGTGCCCAGGGATTATGAGGAAATACAGATTGTTATACGAGATTATGATACTAAATTTCTGTTAGGCTTTAATGCTATTGATTGTCACAGCATCattttttattccaaaaatattctatttcTGAAAAGATCCCATAAATTTGTCTGCAACAAACTATTTGGCTCCAAAACTTTTCATGGCGCCCAACTTTAACTTATAGTATAGTTCCCTGGCTCCTAAAGCATCGTATGGGTGGCACCAAAGTATTAAATAGTTTTGTGGACACCTTGCGTTTGTATATCATTctaattatattattaataaaattatataatgggCTTTTTTTCTGACTGTTTTGACAAATACTTTTCTTCTGGTCTCATTTGTTTATTGATTTATAGTgtacgaataaaaaaaaaaaaatcctatcaaaTTTGATCTTTTAGTCCCCTTTAAAGgttattaaatgtatataaaagGTGCAGCAAATATGGTTATCTAATGATTACTAGTTGATGGGAACAGCTTAAAGCTTTATTGGTAGACTTAGAATTGCTtccataaatgttattttttttatttatttttaatgtatgttttgaaatatctctttaaatagaacaaagaaaaatggagtataatgttcttttaaaagtgaaagtaaagtcattttttattttatgattcagatagagcattccattttaaaccacTTCTATTACTTCTATAAAGTTTGcttaattctttttgtatccttttgttgaagaggaaccctaggtaggttcaagaggcgtgcactactgggagctttgcGGTTTGCCAATAACAAGTGattatatgtgcagcctccaatcaccagctagctccaagtagtgcactgctcctcaaaagaacaaagcaaattttcttaaaattgaatttgaaagctgtttaaaatcgcgTGTTATATTGaatcatgagattttttttttttaactttactgtcaaAGTAAACCCTTCTTAATACCTTCACTAACCTAATCTATATTTACTATGATTGTAGCTCAAGAACAGATTTCTCAcatctttttgtttctctttaagaacaaattattgttgttttatatacCCCTGCGCACATTTCTTGCTACttcatacattttaataaatttattccaGTCAAATGTTAAAAGGGCCCTTCTAGTTGAAAAAGTAGATGCTCTAATTTGTTGACAAATGTAATTgtaagactagcaaccctgcacctcCTACGTATAtaaaccctgcaaaggggttaaacacatagaagtaCCACTCAGGAATTACAAGAGACTGCTGGTCCCGAGTTGAAACTGGCAGTGATAAAGTCTGCAGCACTAATCACATGACCCAGCTGTGTAACcaatgctgctgattggatcagcgtcaGTTTCCGCTCAGGACCATAAGTGCTCTGGTTTCCCAGTGTTAGTTCTACAGTTAAAACTTTTGCAGAGGTTAAAAACATGGATTAGTAGGGTTGCTAGtcttagaattacatgctctaattataggatgtcatttttcaactaaaatgtccctttaattcctgggaGGGGGggaatggccctttaatgtaatcTAAAACCATCTAAATCATGTTTTgaagtgtatatatctgtatatttgaacaaGATGTTATGTTTGTGTCAGGAAGAAGAAGATGAAGATTCAGATGACGACAGTGATGATGATACTGCCGCCCTTATAGCTGAGCTTGAGAAAATCAAAAAGGAAAGAGCAGAAGAACAAGCCCGAAAGGTACGTGCCATTCATACGTTCCTTGTGCCCAATCTCCTGCTTCAGTAATTCATGAAATACAGCTGGTTTTGTAAGTAGACTGCAAGAATTTGAAATGCAGGAAGCTATTCAAGCTTTGGGGATCCGAATATATTTCTGTTTGTTAGAAAAAAAGATTGACACACATTATGTTTCTATATTTGTTTTGGTGACTGCTTATATCTTTGTGCAAATGCTCTTTAATTGCTTccaaatatattccatatttatcaCGAAAACTTGCAGGTTTGATGTTTAAAGAGACGGTGTACTCGGACAAGCAAGTGATAAGTGTTATATTGCTGAAGAAACATTTTCAAATTGTCAGTTTTCTGTATCTCTCACCCCCATTGTGAggctaatatttaactagtatgaTAGTGTTTTAAAgctcatacttaaagggacgttgtactgcaaaaatgacatgctgtaatttgttaaGAGCATGTAGTTTTATAATTACCGACCCTACAACTTTGTCTTTTACTgctgcaaaggggttaagcacacaggCTCAGCAATACTTTTAACTatcagcagcagcagtcacacagctAGGTTGTGATACTGCCCCTCTTGATTGGCTGAAGGGctgtttctgcttgggaccagcagttctctgttgcTACCAGGTGGTACTCCGTGGATAATCCATAGACTCGCAGGGTCAGTAATGCTAAAATGACACATAGTaacatagatgaggttgaaagaagacagacgttcaacctatacagatcctacctgatttacaataaaaactcCAATTAagcttaatcccattaaaaagtgaCCCTACAAGCTGTTGGTCAGGGATTTGTTTTTGCTAATTATCATTGGTATACAagcaaatgacatgctgtaatgtcTTCCACTAGAGTGTGCTGTTGTATCTCAGCTGGTTAGTGGTATAGCACAAGTTATGTTATTGGGCCATTTACATGAATTTGTTTTGCTGAGAACATGATGTTCTGGTCTCTGATGTTTCTTTTCTTGATACCCATCCTAGCAGCAAAGTCTGTTTATTTAGAAACCTCATTTATATGAAAATATAACTGTGCAAAATatgcataaagggacagtgtactgtaaaattggtttccccttaatgtgtttccaatgactcgtTATACCAGTGGAAGAGTATAAAATGAATGAAAAGTTTCTATAAgtttatttttgtttagaaaatagcatttttttttatttttttttacaccacaACCCATTTGAAATGGCCTGAACTgcagggaaattctttctctttctttctttctttctttctttctttttctttctctttctttctttctttctttttctttctttatttttctttctttctttctttttctctttctttccctctctttctttccctctctttctctttctttctctttctttctctttctttctttttctttctttttctttctttctctttctttctctttctttctttttctttctttttctttctttctttttctttctttttctttctttttctttctttttctttctttttctttctttttctttctttttctttctttttctttctttttctttctttttctttctttttctttctttttctttctttttctttctttttctttctttttctttctttctctctctttctcacacactcacacactcacacactcacactcacacacactcactcacacacactcactctctagaaaaaataaaaaaaatgcagcatGGAGTAGTTTTACAAATAGAAAGTCATTTTGTTACACTGGGGACATGAAATGCAGTGACTATAAAAGTATTAtgctttattttttgttacaaatggaataacaaagtctgtatattttaaaaacacTTCACTATACATGTGAACAGGTAACCACCCCCCTTTCCctcaaaagcaacaaaaaaaaacacgcATCAACATTAAAAATAATCAGATTTGTCCCTTAACGCCAATTGCAAATAAATAGTTAAGTAACTGGCATTACTTGTGCCAATAGGATATGGTAATTGGGGGGTGTAAGGCCCACCtccatatttaaagtgatggtaaagttgctgCTTATGCTATCATTATTTATGTTTAAGAGTAAGGTGGGACATTAGTCGCtatgtttatttgttaaaaaatcgaAAATAAACCTTTATAATCGTTTTCTAAAAGATCGTCTACTGTTGCTTGCTCCTCCCACGGCTCACAATACATACCATTGGTGCATGCAAGTAAACGTCACAATGTAAACAATGAAATCGGAGATTCATTGCTTACATTTGTGAATGAAACACGTATATGTTTTGCTCCGATCCAGATCCCCTAGCCTAGACTAAACTATTTTACTAACGTAACTTGAAATTCCCTAGTGTAACTACCAGACATACATTAAACGGGTGCGCGCATGGGATGATTGACATCTAGCAATGACTCGCGCATGCGCTTTAGATCAATGGGGAGTGTCAGAAAAACTCCAGGTCGCCTATCGGCCTGGATTTCAATAGGCTAAAAAGAAAACTTCAtcccaacattaaaaaaaaaagcagccggGTGGACTACGGAACGATAGAAATCTGAGGATTGAAAggtaataaaagtttaaaaaattaaaatgattaaaattcatgaattaaactcatacataAATGAAAGGGAGTAAGCTTAGGGAGGTTGTGCAGACaagcaaatttaccatcactttaagctccaTAGCGAGGTTTaactttaaaaaaagtaaattgagaaaagacaacatatacatccaatttTTAATCTATCTCATTTTCTGAACTATTGCTATCATTTTCCATTTCTTCTTCCTCTTTATATTTGTCATTTTTCTCATGGACTTCTAAAAACATAAGGTTTGCACGGATTGAAACAAGCTTACAACTACTGAAGAAAGTAAAGTGAAAGATTTTATTATGAGAAagctctttatttgtttcaagcgttcaccGTTCTGAGCTGCTCAAGCAGCCCACGGgagaacgctgttttgctagagagttgacgtttccacctcttggcAAATAGCCGTGCAGAAATCCCGCTCCTAagggtcccctttatttgtttccatggtcaatcctagcgttttacaaatgctaggattgactttcactttaaagatgcTGCTGGTGAAGAAACACTTTGTAATGATACAGAAGCAGCAGAAAGAGTGCTTCTGGAATGAGAACTTTGGAGGGAAAATCTACTTGCACTTTCATTATGACCATCATCATTAATTCCATAAAGTATTTTTAATGTCTTTAGGGCAACTCTGGCATGCAAGGATGTGTTTTGTCGTCCTTGTAGCATTTGGAAAACAGTATTTGCAAATTGCAGCGTTGCTCTCAGCAGCAATTGCACTGTGGAAATGGTTTTTAAACTCTAGATGTTGGTCTCACCATTTTACTGAGTAGAGGGGAAAAACTAACAATTTACTGGCAAGACTATAGGCAAACATTGTGCTGTGATGGTGAAGAACATTAAAAGCAATCATTTAGCTTAAGGTTATAAAGATAAACTAACTTGTCAGACAAATGTAACCTCCTCTCATAGTTTCTGTCCTCTCAAGCCTTAATTATCATCTACTGTACACCAACAATCACCCACTGTAGGAGGTACAAGATGGAGCCCGCAAGCAAACTAAACTGAAGCCTTTCCTCTGCAGTGCCCCCTAGAGGCAGAAATGCTTATTTCTCTTATTTGAGCATTGCATTGAGAAGTACAGTGTACTTGCATTGTATTGCAGGATTTTCTTGTCTTCAGCTGAGAAAACTTGCAATGATTTGAGACTATACATAAAGTCTCAGAagaatttcattaaagggacagtctacaccagaattcttatggtttaaaaatataaacaatccctttattacccattccctagttttgcacaattaacactgttatataaatacactttttacctctgtgattaccttgtatctaagtctctgtcaaaagaactgaaataaggggtcagttttcagccatctttttagccaatcagagcaggctcacttgaactccacgtgcgtgagcacagtgttttttccccccatttttccgtttttttttttttttttttgcaggccttCCTATCTCTATTTATTACTAATGTTATCACAggctcttaaagtgattgtaaagtttaatgaataagtgcccagtatctaaaaaaaatcttaaacaggggcactttaattcattaaactttacaatgacgcttcttgtttaaaatgcttacatttgttttatggaaaacagaccggcgatcctccacccgcatctcctactgtagttagcatatcgatgatgaatCCGGATTCCTCCAATCGATGTGTaccccacaagctggacgccaaatggggcacgcaacaattggaggaagccagattagtcatctaTCTGCTaaagaagcgtcattgtaaagtttaagtaattaaagtgaaagtaaatcctagggttttacaaacgctaggatttactattgaaacaaataaagggcactttcattcatgaagtataagatacttcatgtagaaagctccttttaattgtttcaatcgatcgccactCTTGGcttctacagcagcccacggctaaaaaaaatatttggctaagaggtgacgttttcacctcttcgccaatagccgtgcggtaaatccggcttggcgcccatgggagccggatttaccgcacggctattggctaagaggtgaaaacgtcacctcttatccaaaaattttttttagtcatgcgctgctgtaggagctaagagcggcgatcgattgaatcaaataaaggtgctttctacatgaagtatcttatacttcatgaatgaaagtgccctttaaagtgctcctgtttttaggagtatttatatactttattcattaaactttacaatcactttaaggacaACTTCCTCCTATCTACAGCcagaaaaatacacatttaaaatttGATAAAGTTTAGTTTCTCAATACAGGAcatatccgggggggggggggggggatataatgCTAGTTGACGCactgggtgagtcaataacatgatagagctatatatacagatggccctcggtttacaacggttcaatttacacggtttcagaataacaacctttttttttccagtcatgtgactgctattgaaaagcattgataagcagtgcatttattaaaatagtcagtaggtggagctgtccgcttgtgttgcagcaaagtcaagcaagctgaaattaatcagtttaaccagacctgagctatcgagcagatttgaaaggaacaagatcttccggtctataaatcagtccagaatgcatagaaagaactttgcagaaaaatgcaagtgaagtctgtgttgtgtaattattttattaggtttataattctgtttaatatttaaaatcttcatttcaatgctttaaaaataatgtattaggtgttaattatgacaattttgagaggggcctggaacctatctccctcacttcccattgacttgcattataaactgggtttacaATGGGTTTCAATTTCAACCCCGGcttaactgagggctacctgtgtgtagggctacctgtgtgtgtgtatgtgtgtgtgtgtgtatatatatatatatatatcaccaaaaTGGACATTCTGGACCGAATccaaaaatccgggatgcacttggccgaaaactgatacagaaaatgtattttttcaaa
Proteins encoded in this region:
- the CWC15 gene encoding spliceosome-associated protein CWC15 homolog, with amino-acid sequence MTTAARPTFEPARGGRGKGEGDLSQLSKQYSSRDLPSHTKIKYRQTTQDAPEEVRSRDFRRELEERERVVVREKNRDRPTREHASSISKKPRLDQIPAANLDADDPLTDEEEDEDSDDDSDDDTAALIAELEKIKKERAEEQARKELEQKAEEERIRMENILSGNPLLNLTVPAQALASFKVKRRWDDDVVFKNCAKGVDEMKKEKRFVNDTLRSEFHKKFMEKYIK